The following proteins come from a genomic window of Mammaliicoccus sp. Marseille-Q6498:
- the rpsF gene encoding 30S ribosomal protein S6 yields the protein MRTYEVMYVVRPNIEDEARKAVVERFKGILSSNGSEIIEEKDWGKRRLAYEIQDFTEGFYNIVRVKSEDNEAISEFDRLAKITDDIIRHIVVREEEK from the coding sequence ATGAGAACATATGAAGTAATGTACGTAGTACGTCCAAATATCGAAGACGAAGCTAGAAAAGCTGTCGTTGAACGTTTCAAAGGAATCTTATCTTCAAACGGTTCAGAAATCATCGAAGAAAAGGATTGGGGTAAACGTCGTTTAGCTTATGAAATCCAGGACTTCACAGAAGGTTTCTACAATATCGTTAGAGTTAAGTCTGAAGACAACGAAGCAATCAGCGAATTTGACCGTTTAGCGAAAATCACTGATGATATCATTCGTCACATTGTAGTACGTGAAGAAGAAAAATAA
- a CDS encoding Abi family protein, with the protein MGRKPKLNYEEQIKKLKSLGILFNEIKENEAKEILKNNTYFFKLSSFRKNIPKDSSGNYNFEFSALSDLATLDMRLRYMLLPMCLDIEHSLKTDILEKITNDDKEDGYQIMQDFIDNHQGDLNKIFTTVIKRDNTVMPSFQKYYNDPPVWVCLELMPFGQFSAFVEFYSARTNDDELRKAGKFIKFTKNVRNKCAHSQPLMLNLIPRYTLKTERELKKLGQKQGLSEINLKVLLIIDILSLFILHSKYCSDGIKNNRKNELLAFKERKNRKYKHYRNVPSLSYFFLSLNKMIDYYVKNN; encoded by the coding sequence ATGGGAAGAAAGCCAAAATTGAACTATGAAGAACAAATCAAAAAACTAAAATCATTAGGTATTTTATTTAACGAAATAAAAGAGAATGAAGCTAAAGAAATATTGAAAAATAACACATACTTTTTTAAACTATCTTCATTCAGAAAAAACATACCTAAAGATAGTAGTGGAAATTATAATTTTGAATTTTCCGCACTATCAGATCTCGCAACTTTAGATATGAGGTTACGTTACATGTTATTACCAATGTGTTTAGATATAGAACATTCACTAAAAACAGATATTCTTGAAAAAATAACTAATGATGATAAAGAAGATGGTTACCAAATTATGCAAGATTTTATAGATAATCATCAAGGCGATTTAAATAAAATTTTTACTACTGTTATAAAAAGAGATAATACAGTTATGCCTAGTTTTCAAAAATACTACAATGACCCTCCAGTATGGGTATGTTTAGAATTAATGCCTTTCGGACAATTTTCTGCATTTGTAGAATTTTATTCCGCTAGAACTAATGACGATGAATTACGAAAAGCTGGTAAGTTCATTAAATTCACTAAAAATGTTAGGAATAAATGTGCCCATAGCCAGCCCTTAATGCTTAATTTAATCCCAAGATATACATTAAAAACTGAAAGAGAACTAAAAAAACTTGGTCAAAAACAAGGACTCTCAGAAATTAATCTAAAAGTATTACTAATTATAGATATACTCTCATTATTTATATTACATTCGAAGTATTGTAGTGATGGTATTAAAAACAATAGAAAAAATGAATTATTAGCATTCAAAGAACGTAAAAATAGAAAATATAAGCATTATAGAAATGTACCATCACTTTCTTATTTTTTTCTATCCCTCAACAAAATGATTGACTATTATGTCAAAAACAATTAG
- a CDS encoding ParB/RepB/Spo0J family partition protein — MEESNHELVQKISYNHKNDQIVEIPLNKLRRNPYQPRNYFDEDALKDLKHSIMQHGVLQPIVVRETIKGYDIVVGERRFRASQLAGKQTVPAIIKSLTDEEMLELAIIENLQRENLKPLEEAKSYATMMEELNLKQQEVADRLGKSRSYIANVLRLLNLPPSVKTLINENKLSSAHGRTLLGIDKQHQIVQVAKKVVKEEMSVRALEEYVKVLNANGQNKKSKTNSNKPQFLIKHEHQLKEKYGTNIDINKTKKAGKISLEFNSESEYKRLIELLLEE, encoded by the coding sequence ATGGAAGAAAGTAATCATGAACTTGTTCAGAAGATTTCTTATAACCATAAAAATGATCAAATTGTAGAAATTCCTTTAAATAAATTAAGAAGAAATCCTTATCAACCTAGAAATTATTTTGATGAAGATGCTTTGAAAGATTTAAAACACTCCATAATGCAACATGGGGTCTTACAACCAATCGTTGTAAGAGAAACGATAAAGGGATACGACATTGTTGTAGGGGAAAGAAGATTTCGAGCGAGTCAGTTAGCCGGCAAGCAGACTGTCCCAGCAATTATTAAATCATTAACAGATGAAGAAATGCTAGAGCTTGCTATTATTGAGAATCTACAACGAGAGAATCTTAAACCATTAGAAGAAGCAAAAAGTTATGCCACGATGATGGAAGAACTTAATTTAAAACAACAAGAAGTTGCAGATAGGTTAGGGAAATCAAGATCTTATATCGCAAATGTATTAAGGTTATTAAATTTACCGCCAAGTGTTAAAACTTTAATAAATGAAAATAAACTTTCTAGTGCACATGGAAGAACGTTACTTGGTATAGATAAACAACATCAAATTGTACAAGTTGCTAAAAAAGTAGTTAAAGAAGAAATGAGCGTTCGTGCGTTAGAAGAATATGTAAAAGTTTTAAACGCTAATGGTCAAAATAAAAAAAGTAAAACAAATTCTAATAAGCCACAATTTTTAATTAAACATGAACATCAATTGAAAGAAAAATATGGAACCAATATTGATATTAATAAAACTAAAAAAGCAGGTAAAATTTCATTAGAATTTAATTCAGAATCTGAATATAAGAGATTAATTGAATTATTGTTAGAAGAATAA
- the ssb gene encoding single-stranded DNA-binding protein translates to MINRVVLVGRLTKDPEYRVTPSGVQVATFTLAINRTFTNQQGEREADFINCVVFRRPAENVNNYLSKGSLAGVEGRLQSRSYENQEGRRVYVTEVVCDSVQFLEPKGANQRQSGNDNQSYNQNNNEFQNYGQDRGSSQQGQKAPSNQQSNNNQQSSNPFANANGPIDISDDDLPF, encoded by the coding sequence ATGATTAATCGTGTTGTATTAGTCGGTCGGTTAACTAAAGATCCGGAATACAGAGTAACACCCTCAGGCGTTCAAGTTGCTACTTTTACCCTAGCTATCAATCGTACTTTTACGAACCAGCAAGGCGAAAGAGAAGCTGACTTTATCAACTGTGTTGTTTTTAGACGTCCTGCAGAGAATGTAAATAATTACTTATCTAAAGGTAGTCTTGCAGGTGTTGAAGGTCGTCTACAATCTCGTAGCTACGAGAACCAAGAAGGTCGTCGTGTTTATGTAACTGAAGTTGTTTGTGACAGTGTTCAATTCCTTGAACCTAAAGGCGCAAATCAACGTCAATCTGGTAATGATAATCAATCATATAATCAAAATAATAACGAGTTCCAAAATTATGGACAAGACCGTGGCAGTAGCCAACAAGGCCAAAAAGCACCTTCAAATCAACAGTCAAACAATAATCAACAATCAAGTAACCCATTTGCAAATGCTAATGGACCAATTGATATCAGTGATGATGATTTGCCGTTTTAA
- the rpsR gene encoding 30S ribosomal protein S18 has translation MAGGPRRGGRRRKKVCYFTSNGITHIDYKDTDLLKKFISERGKILPRRVTGTSAKYQRMLTVAIKRSRHMALLPYVKEEQ, from the coding sequence ATGGCAGGTGGACCAAGAAGAGGTGGTCGTCGTCGTAAAAAAGTTTGTTATTTCACTTCAAACGGAATTACGCATATCGACTACAAAGATACTGATTTACTTAAAAAGTTTATCTCTGAAAGAGGTAAAATTTTACCACGTCGTGTAACAGGTACTTCAGCAAAATACCAACGTATGCTTACTGTAGCTATTAAACGTTCACGTCACATGGCTTTATTACCATACGTTAAAGAAGAACAATAA
- a CDS encoding PLP-dependent transferase: MKSTQLAQISLTKDHTGATTNPIYLSTAYQHERLGCSTGFDYTRTKNPTRSQFEEAFAKLEGGKYSFATSSGMASIQLICNLFKPNDEILVSFDLYGGTFRLFEFYEKQYNIKFKYIDFSNIDEVNASINEHTAAFFIEPISNPLMFSVDLDPLYAIAKSHNILTIIDNTFLTPYLSTPLKDGADIVLHSATKYISGHNDVLAGIVTVSDDYLGEVLGQFHNMTGATLSPFDSYLLLRGLKTLHLRLDRATENAKKLAESLQKSESIDEVLYSGQTGMLSIRLNQAYSVDSFLQNIDLCIFAESLGGTETFITFPYTQTHVDMADEEKDKRGIDEYLLRLSIGIEDYEDIYEDILQALKKSRKEGVSL, translated from the coding sequence ATGAAATCTACTCAACTCGCTCAAATTTCATTAACGAAAGATCATACAGGGGCAACAACAAACCCTATTTATCTTTCAACAGCCTATCAGCATGAAAGATTAGGTTGCTCAACTGGTTTTGATTATACAAGGACGAAAAATCCGACTCGCTCACAATTTGAAGAAGCTTTCGCAAAACTAGAAGGTGGAAAATACTCATTTGCAACTTCTAGTGGTATGGCAAGCATACAATTAATTTGTAATTTATTTAAACCAAATGATGAAATTCTCGTATCATTCGATTTATACGGAGGTACTTTTAGACTATTTGAATTTTATGAAAAGCAATACAATATCAAATTTAAATATATCGATTTTTCAAATATCGACGAAGTAAATGCATCAATTAATGAACATACAGCTGCATTCTTTATCGAACCAATATCTAATCCATTAATGTTTTCAGTAGATTTAGATCCACTATATGCAATTGCTAAATCACATAACATTTTAACGATTATAGATAACACATTCTTAACACCTTATTTATCAACACCATTAAAAGATGGTGCAGATATCGTATTACATTCAGCTACGAAGTATATAAGCGGTCATAACGACGTATTAGCTGGTATTGTAACTGTTTCTGACGATTACTTAGGTGAAGTACTTGGCCAATTCCATAATATGACTGGCGCGACACTTTCACCATTTGATAGTTACTTACTTTTAAGAGGATTAAAAACTCTACATTTAAGACTAGATCGCGCTACTGAGAATGCTAAAAAGTTAGCTGAATCACTTCAAAAATCTGAAAGTATTGATGAAGTCCTTTATTCAGGACAAACAGGAATGTTAAGTATTAGATTAAACCAAGCATATAGCGTAGATAGCTTTTTACAAAATATTGATTTATGTATTTTTGCTGAAAGTCTTGGCGGTACAGAAACTTTCATTACTTTCCCTTACACACAAACACACGTTGACATGGCAGATGAAGAAAAAGACAAACGTGGTATCGATGAATATTTACTTCGCTTATCAATTGGAATTGAAGACTACGAAGATATTTATGAAGACATACTTCAAGCACTTAAAAAATCAAGAAAAGAAGGAGTGTCATTATGA
- a CDS encoding SAM-dependent methyltransferase has translation MSERLSNTKLSIDRIIFIGRTFDEYLSMFDLSVENIRKKKILDCPAGACSFAATGREIGLDVDACDIAYYFNLDDLYKKGHDDITHMVQKMEDSKSNYNWNYFKDIHDLKDHRVEALETCVQDMQQHQDKYKPVELPELPYSDNEFDILLSAHFLFLYSEVFDYEFHVQSIEEMLRVTKEEVRIFPLVDMNGQRYENLDKIIYNLNKKGYTTEEVQVDYEFQSNANSLLKIKMN, from the coding sequence ATGAGTGAACGATTGAGCAATACAAAGTTGAGTATAGATAGAATTATTTTTATTGGTCGTACATTTGACGAATATCTTAGTATGTTTGATTTATCGGTAGAGAACATTAGAAAAAAGAAGATTTTAGACTGCCCTGCTGGAGCGTGCTCTTTTGCTGCAACCGGTAGAGAAATCGGTTTAGACGTTGATGCTTGTGATATTGCCTATTATTTTAATCTAGATGATTTGTATAAAAAAGGACACGATGATATTACGCATATGGTTCAAAAAATGGAAGACTCCAAGTCGAATTATAATTGGAATTATTTTAAGGATATTCATGACTTAAAAGATCATCGTGTAGAAGCATTAGAGACTTGTGTTCAAGATATGCAACAACATCAGGACAAGTACAAACCTGTAGAACTGCCTGAATTACCTTATTCAGATAATGAATTTGATATTTTATTATCTGCTCATTTTCTATTTTTATACTCTGAGGTATTTGATTACGAATTTCATGTTCAATCTATTGAAGAAATGCTACGTGTAACGAAAGAAGAAGTACGTATATTTCCTCTAGTTGATATGAACGGTCAGAGATATGAAAATCTGGATAAGATTATTTATAATTTAAATAAAAAAGGATATACAACAGAAGAAGTACAAGTAGATTATGAATTTCAATCAAATGCAAATTCGTTATTGAAAATTAAAATGAATTAA
- a CDS encoding VOC family protein, whose protein sequence is MSASIHHIELYVSNLEVSRKFYSWLLEKLGYQLYQDWKEGFSFKLDDTYIVFVQVEDEFLKYGYHRKRIGLNHLAFRVQDRKAVDEINQLLDQYNISKLYNDQYPYAGGKGHYAVYFEDPDRIKLEIVSEI, encoded by the coding sequence ATGAGTGCTTCAATTCATCATATAGAGTTATATGTAAGTAATTTAGAAGTTTCGAGAAAATTCTATAGTTGGCTTTTAGAAAAGTTAGGTTATCAATTATATCAAGATTGGAAAGAAGGATTTAGTTTTAAGCTTGATGATACTTATATTGTATTTGTACAAGTTGAAGATGAATTTCTAAAGTATGGTTATCATCGGAAAAGAATTGGATTAAATCATTTAGCATTTAGGGTGCAAGATAGAAAGGCTGTTGATGAAATTAATCAACTTTTAGATCAATATAATATTTCCAAATTATATAATGATCAATATCCTTATGCAGGTGGAAAAGGACATTATGCAGTTTATTTTGAAGATCCGGATAGAATCAAGTTAGAAATCGTTTCAGAAATATAA
- a CDS encoding mechanosensitive ion channel family protein, protein MSKIMYIIHELIDPFMDPNNWQKWVEQILIGLFYIVIAFIAIKVLHKIVEKFFTTKYGTKRVGKSNKRAKTMVNLLQNIISYVVWFIVATTILSNLGIRVESIIAGAGVVGLAIGFGAQTLVKDVITGFFIIFENQFDVGDYVKINTTGTTVAEGTVQSIGLRSTRILSFAGDLTILPNGTMNEIVNYSIHNGMAIAEIPVSIKEDLDDVERKLEKFLPTLRKKYEIFIKDPEILGVETVTAGEATIKIAGETAPNEHSTGARILRREIKTFFDREGIQAPIPTMVSYNPNNIQ, encoded by the coding sequence GTGAGTAAAATAATGTATATCATCCATGAGTTAATCGATCCTTTTATGGATCCAAATAATTGGCAAAAATGGGTTGAACAAATTTTAATCGGGTTATTTTATATTGTAATAGCGTTTATCGCAATCAAGGTATTGCATAAAATTGTAGAAAAATTCTTCACTACTAAATACGGAACTAAGAGGGTAGGGAAGTCTAACAAGCGTGCTAAAACAATGGTTAACTTGTTACAGAACATCATTTCATATGTCGTTTGGTTTATCGTAGCAACGACAATTTTAAGTAACCTTGGTATAAGAGTAGAAAGTATAATTGCAGGTGCCGGAGTAGTCGGTTTAGCTATTGGTTTCGGTGCACAAACTTTAGTAAAAGATGTGATAACTGGATTCTTCATTATATTCGAAAACCAATTTGACGTTGGAGACTATGTGAAAATTAATACGACTGGTACAACCGTTGCTGAAGGTACTGTACAATCTATTGGTTTAAGATCAACAAGAATTTTATCATTTGCAGGGGACTTAACTATCTTGCCAAATGGTACAATGAATGAAATCGTAAACTATTCTATTCACAATGGTATGGCTATTGCCGAAATTCCTGTTTCTATTAAAGAGGATTTAGATGACGTAGAAAGAAAATTAGAAAAATTCTTACCAACACTGCGCAAAAAATATGAAATCTTTATAAAAGATCCTGAAATTTTAGGTGTTGAAACAGTTACAGCAGGGGAAGCAACAATAAAAATAGCTGGAGAAACTGCACCAAATGAACATTCAACAGGTGCACGTATTTTAAGAAGAGAAATTAAAACTTTCTTTGATAGAGAAGGTATACAAGCACCAATACCAACAATGGTTTCTTACAATCCAAATAATATTCAATAA
- the ychF gene encoding redox-regulated ATPase YchF codes for MALTAGIVGLPNVGKSTLFNAITKAGALAANYPFATIDPNVGIVEVPDHRLQELTKLVKPKKTVPTAFEFTDIAGIVKGASKGEGLGNKFLSHIREVDAICQVVRAFVDENVTHVSGKVDPIDDIEVINMELVLADLESVEKRYDRVVKMAKQKDKDAVAEEKVLAKIKETLENNMPVRSIEFSPEEKTIVKHLSLLTSKPMLYVANVAEDEVASPEDNEYVQKIEEYANNEGSEVIVISAKIEEELATLDEEDREMFLEDLGVEEAGLDKLIRASYNLLGLATYFTAGVQEVRAWTFKEGMTAPQCAGIIHTDFERGFIRAETVSYDDLLANNGMNGAKEAGKVRLEGKDYLMKDGDVVHFRFNV; via the coding sequence ATGGCATTAACAGCTGGCATAGTAGGATTACCTAACGTAGGTAAGTCCACATTATTTAACGCAATAACAAAAGCAGGAGCATTAGCAGCAAACTATCCGTTCGCTACAATTGATCCAAACGTAGGAATCGTAGAAGTACCCGATCATCGTTTACAAGAATTAACAAAATTAGTTAAACCTAAAAAGACTGTACCAACAGCTTTTGAATTCACTGATATTGCAGGTATTGTTAAAGGTGCTTCAAAAGGTGAAGGCTTAGGAAATAAATTCTTATCACATATCCGTGAAGTAGATGCAATTTGCCAAGTAGTACGTGCATTTGTTGACGAAAATGTCACACACGTATCAGGAAAAGTAGATCCGATTGATGATATCGAAGTCATCAACATGGAATTAGTATTAGCTGACTTAGAATCAGTCGAAAAACGTTACGATAGAGTCGTTAAAATGGCTAAACAAAAAGACAAAGATGCAGTAGCAGAAGAAAAAGTATTAGCCAAAATTAAAGAAACACTTGAAAATAACATGCCTGTGAGAAGTATTGAATTCTCTCCAGAAGAAAAAACAATCGTGAAACATTTAAGTTTATTAACATCTAAACCAATGTTATATGTAGCAAACGTTGCTGAAGATGAAGTAGCAAGCCCAGAAGATAACGAATATGTACAAAAAATCGAAGAATACGCAAACAACGAAGGTTCAGAAGTAATTGTTATTTCTGCAAAAATTGAAGAAGAACTTGCAACACTAGATGAAGAAGACCGTGAAATGTTCTTAGAAGATCTTGGCGTTGAAGAAGCAGGATTAGATAAATTAATTCGTGCATCATATAACTTGTTAGGACTTGCAACATACTTTACAGCTGGTGTACAAGAAGTAAGAGCTTGGACATTTAAAGAAGGCATGACAGCTCCACAATGTGCGGGTATTATTCATACTGACTTCGAAAGAGGCTTTATTAGAGCTGAAACGGTTAGTTATGACGATTTATTAGCTAATAATGGTATGAATGGAGCTAAAGAAGCGGGTAAAGTGAGACTAGAAGGAAAAGACTACTTAATGAAAGACGGAGACGTCGTTCACTTTAGATTCAACGTGTAA
- a CDS encoding DUF951 family protein gives MVKSYNLNDIVEMKKQHACGVNRFKIIRLGADVRIKCEECSRSIMLPRQEFDKKIKKIIEKGQGE, from the coding sequence ATGGTTAAATCTTATAATTTAAATGATATAGTTGAAATGAAGAAACAACATGCATGTGGTGTGAATAGATTTAAAATCATCAGGCTCGGTGCAGATGTTAGAATTAAATGTGAAGAGTGTTCTCGTAGTATTATGCTACCAAGACAAGAATTTGATAAAAAAATTAAAAAAATAATTGAAAAAGGACAAGGTGAATAA
- a CDS encoding Abi family protein: MDNKKPKSTDGLMRHIRNNKDIEINGSKQKTQLRNIGYFHGYKGYSFFQEKDNELNLNNFSEVVALYEFDSNIKTLFYKHVMFAETAIKNRLLEIIHVHSGTELEKLFDNVLTDYKKHTVRSPKYKEKYKQTMKLRNDIYEKIHSNFSTKPFINHFIYNDRPVPLYAVFELFTLGNLVFFTRCMNSTLKLQIITDLGLYHSSFDKNDRLIGDLIDCLKGLRNAIAHNGVLFDCRFKESNVGKQLTEYFNIKMNVKDIHFNRIVDYLAVIVLIISSLGYNKTELRKVVKSFESHLNELRQNLNVSTYDKVIGTDVRSKLKQINQYINNFS; the protein is encoded by the coding sequence ATGGATAATAAGAAACCTAAATCTACCGATGGTCTAATGAGACACATTAGAAATAATAAGGATATTGAAATCAATGGTAGTAAACAAAAAACACAATTACGGAACATTGGGTATTTTCATGGGTACAAAGGTTATAGTTTTTTTCAGGAAAAAGACAACGAGCTAAACCTAAACAATTTTAGTGAAGTGGTTGCACTTTATGAGTTTGATTCAAATATCAAAACCTTATTTTACAAACATGTTATGTTCGCTGAAACTGCTATTAAAAATCGTTTGTTAGAAATTATTCATGTTCATTCAGGAACTGAACTAGAAAAACTATTCGATAATGTCTTGACCGATTATAAAAAACATACAGTACGCTCACCTAAATATAAAGAAAAATACAAACAAACAATGAAACTCAGAAATGATATATATGAAAAAATCCATTCCAATTTTAGTACAAAACCATTTATAAATCATTTTATTTATAATGATAGGCCTGTGCCCCTTTATGCTGTTTTCGAATTATTCACTTTGGGAAATTTGGTCTTTTTTACTAGGTGTATGAATTCAACCCTAAAATTACAAATAATAACTGACTTAGGTCTATACCATTCATCTTTTGATAAAAACGATAGATTAATAGGGGACTTAATTGACTGTTTAAAAGGGCTTAGAAATGCTATAGCACATAATGGCGTTCTTTTTGATTGTAGATTCAAAGAAAGCAATGTAGGAAAGCAGCTAACTGAATATTTTAATATAAAAATGAATGTAAAAGATATCCATTTCAATAGAATTGTTGACTATTTAGCGGTAATAGTTTTAATCATTTCCTCTCTAGGCTATAACAAAACTGAATTAAGAAAAGTTGTTAAATCATTTGAATCGCATCTTAATGAATTAAGACAAAACCTTAATGTAAGTACGTACGACAAAGTCATCGGTACTGACGTTCGTAGTAAGCTAAAACAAATCAATCAATATATAAATAATTTTTCTTGA